A region of Arabidopsis thaliana chromosome 5, partial sequence DNA encodes the following proteins:
- the GTR2 gene encoding Major facilitator superfamily protein (Major facilitator superfamily protein; FUNCTIONS IN: transporter activity; INVOLVED IN: oligopeptide transport, response to karrikin; LOCATED IN: plasma membrane, membrane; EXPRESSED IN: 23 plant structures; EXPRESSED DURING: 13 growth stages; CONTAINS InterPro DOMAIN/s: Oligopeptide transporter (InterPro:IPR000109), Major facilitator superfamily, general substrate transporter (InterPro:IPR016196); BEST Arabidopsis thaliana protein match is: Major facilitator superfamily protein (TAIR:AT3G47960.1); Has 3769 Blast hits to 3614 proteins in 562 species: Archae - 0; Bacteria - 609; Metazoa - 518; Fungi - 366; Plants - 2162; Viruses - 0; Other Eukaryotes - 114 (source: NCBI BLink).), which translates to MERKPLELESTDNHQNPSSAVYGGSVTAVDSVEEDVQNQKKVVYRGWKVMPFIIGNETFEKLGIIGTLSNLLVYLTAVFNLKSITAATIINAFSGTINFGTFVAAFLCDTYFGRYKTLSVAVIACFLGSFVILLTAAVPQLHPAACGTAADSICNGPSGGQIAFLLMGLGFLVVGAGGIRPCNLAFGADQFNPKSESGKRGIDSFFNWYFFTFTFAQILSLTLVVYVQSNVSWTIGLTIPAVLMFLACLIFFAGDKLYVKIKASGSPLAGIAQVIAVAIKKRGLKPAKQPWLNLYNYYPPKYANSKLKYTDQFRFLDKAAILTPEDKLQPDGKPADPWKLCTMQQVEEVKCIVRVLPIWFASSIYYLTITQQMTYPVFQALQSDRRLGSGGFVIPAATYVVFLMTGMTVFIVVYDRVLVPTMRRITGLDTGITLLQRIGTGIFFATASLVVAGFVEERRRTFALTKPTLGMAPRKGEISSMSAMWLIPQLSLAGVAEAFAAIGQMEFYYKQFPENMRSFAGSIFYVGGGVSSYLGSFLIATVHRTTQNSSGGNWLAEDLNKGRLDLFYFMIAGILAVNFAYFLVMSRWYRYKGSDDEVTTYETNENIIKQQDKNVA; encoded by the exons ATGGAGAGAAAGCCTCTTGAACTTGAGTCGACGGATAACCACCAGAATCCTTCCTCCGCCGTATACGGTGGCTCTGTTACGGCGGTTGActctgttgaagaagatgttcaGAATCAGAAGAAAGTCGTTTATAGAGGCTGGAAAGTCATGCCCTTTATTATTG GAAATGAGACATTTGAGAAGCTTGGGATCATTGGAACACTATCAAACCTTCTGGTTTATTTAACTGCAGTCTTCAACCTGAAGAGTATTACAGCTGCAACCATCATTAACGCCTTTAGTGGCACAATTAATTTCGGAACTTTCGTTGCTGCTTTTCTCTGTGACACTTACTTCGGTCGATACAAGACTCTAAGTGTCGCGGTCATCGCATGTTTTCTT GGATCATTTGTGATACTATTGACTGCAGCAGTGCCACAACTGCATCCAGCTGCATGTGGAACAGCGGCGGATAGCATATGTAACGGGCCAAGTGGAGGCCAGATAGCGTTTCTACTGATGGGTCTCGGGTTCCTTGTAGTGGGAGCGGGCGGTATTAGACCGTGTAACTTAGCTTTTGGGGCTGATCAGTTTAACCCGAAAAGCGAATCAGGGAAAAGAGGGATTGACAGTTTCTTTAATTGGTATTTCTTTACCTTCACTTTCGCGCAGATCCTGTCGCTGACTCTAGTCGTCTACGTTCAGTCTAATGTCAGTTGGACGATCGGTCTAACCATCCCTGCCGTTCTAATGTTTTTGGCctgcttgattttctttgCGGGCGATAAGTTGTATGTGAAGATCAAAGCCTCGGGTAGTCCATTGGCCGGTATAGCTCAAGTTATAGCGGTTGCGATCAAGAAACGCGGATTAAAGCCCGCGAAACAGCCTTGGCTTAACCTTTACAATTACTACCCACCAAAATACGCAAACTCCAAGCTCAAATACACAGACCAATTCag ATTTCTTGATAAAGCCGCTATCTTGACTCCTGAAGACAAGTTGCAGCCAGATGGTAAGCCTGCTGATCCTTGGAAGCTCTGTACAATGCAACAAGTTGAAGAAGTGAAGTGCATCGTGAGAGTGCTTCCTATATGGTTTGCATCATCAATTTACTACTTAACCATAACTCAACAAATGACTTATCCCGTCTTCCAAGCCCTTCAGAGCGACCGTCGCTTAGGCTCAGGAGGTTTTGTGATTCCCGCAGCCACCTACGTGGTTTTCTTGATGACGGGAATGACAGTTTTCATCGTAGTCTACGACCGTGTACTTGTGCCAACCATGAGAAGAATTACTGGTCTAGACACCGGGATAACGCTCTTGCAGAGAATTGGAACTGGCATTTTCTTCGCTACCGCGAGTTTAGTAGTCGCGGGATTTGTCGAGGAACGAAGGAGAACATTCGCTCTGACTAAACCAACACTCGGTATGGCGCCAAGAAAGGGAGAAATCTCGTCGATGTCAGCTATGTGGCTGATTCCGCAGCTCTCACTGGCGGGTGTAGCAGAGGCATTTGCAGCCATTGGACAAATGGAGTTTTACTACAAGCAGTTTCCCGAGAACATGAGGAGTTTCGCTGGATCCATCTTTTACGTTGGAGGAGGAGTTTCGAGTTACCTTGGTAGCTTCTTGATTGCAACAGTTCACAGGACAACACAGAACTCGTCAGGGGGTAACTGGTTAGCTGAGGATTTGAACAAAGGAAGATTGGATCTCTTCTATTTCATGATCGCTGGAATCCTGGCAGTTAATTTTGCTTATTTCTTGGTGATGTCAAGATGGTATAGGTACAAAGGAAGTGATGACGAAGTGACAACATATGAAACCAATGAAAATATCATCAAACAGCAAGACAAGAACGTTGCCTGA
- the TUB2 gene encoding tubulin beta chain 2 (tubulin beta chain 2 (TUB2); FUNCTIONS IN: structural molecule activity, GTP binding, GTPase activity; INVOLVED IN: response to cadmium ion, response to salt stress, response to cold; LOCATED IN: tubulin complex, nucleolus, cell wall, plasma membrane; EXPRESSED IN: 6 plant structures; EXPRESSED DURING: M germinated pollen stage; CONTAINS InterPro DOMAIN/s: Beta tubulin (InterPro:IPR002453), Tubulin (InterPro:IPR000217), Tubulin/FtsZ, GTPase domain (InterPro:IPR003008), Tubulin/FtsZ, N-terminal (InterPro:IPR019746), Tubulin/FtsZ, C-terminal (InterPro:IPR008280), Beta tubulin, autoregulation binding site (InterPro:IPR013838), Tubulin, conserved site (InterPro:IPR017975), Tubulin/FtsZ, 2-layer sandwich domain (InterPro:IPR018316); BEST Arabidopsis thaliana protein match is: tubulin beta chain 3 (TAIR:AT5G62700.1); Has 30201 Blast hits to 17322 proteins in 780 species: Archae - 12; Bacteria - 1396; Metazoa - 17338; Fungi - 3422; Plants - 5037; Viruses - 0; Other Eukaryotes - 2996 (source: NCBI BLink).) encodes MREILHIQGGQCGNQIGAKFWEVVCAEHGIDPTGRYTGDSDLQLERINVYYNEASCGRFVPRAVLMDLEPGTMDSLRSGPYGQTFRPDNFVFGQSGAGNNWAKGHYTEGAELIDSVLDVVRKEAENCDCLQGFQVCHSLGGGTGSGMGTLLISKIREEYPDRMMLTFSVFPSPKVSDTVVEPYNATLSVHQLVENADECMVLDNEALYDICFRTLKLTTPSFGDLNHLISATMSGVTCCLRFPGQLNSDLRKLAVNLIPFPRLHFFMVGFAPLTSRGSQQYRSLTVPELTQQMWDSKNMMCAADPRHGRYLTASAMFRGKMSTKEVDEQMLNVQNKNSSYFVEWIPNNVKSTVCDIPPTGLKMASTFIGNSTSIQEMFRRVSEQFTAMFRRKAFLHWYTGEGMDEMEFTEAESNMNDLVSEYQQYQDATADEEGDYEDEEEGEYQQEEEY; translated from the exons ATGCGTGAGATTCTTCACATCCAGGGTGGTCAATGCGGTAACCAGATCGGCGCCAAGTTCTGGGAAGTGGTTTGCGCCGAGCACGGCATCGATCCAACCGGAAGGTACACCGGAGACTCAGATCTGCAACTTGAGCGCATCAACGTTTACTACAATGAAGCGAGTTGCGGTAGATTCGTTCCTCGTGCAGTGCTCATGGATTTGGAGCCTGGGACTATGGATAGTCTCAGATCTGGACCGTACGGTCAGACCTTTCGACCTGATAACTTCGTCTTTGGCCAATCCGGTGCTGGTAACAACTGGGCCAAGGGACACTACACGGAAGGAGCTGAACTAATCGATTCCGTTCTCGATGTTGTTCGTAAGGAAGCTGAGAACTGTGACTGTCTCCAAg GGTTCCAGGTTTGTCACTCGTTGGGAGGAGGAACTGGATCTGGTATGGGAACATTGTTGATCTCTAAGATCCGTGAAGAGTACCCAGATCGCATGATGCTTACCTTCTCGGTGTTCCCTTCACCAAAGGTTTCTGATACTGTGGTTGAGCCTTACAACGCTACTCTGTCTGTCCATCAGCTTGTTGAGAATGCTGATGAGTGCATGGTTCTTGATAATGAGGCCTTGTACGATATTTGCTTCAGGACTCTCAAACTCACTACCCCCAGCT TTGGTGATTTGAACCACTTGATTTCTGCTACTATGTCTGGTGTGACTTGCTGTCTGAGGTTCCCTGGTCAACTCAACTCTGACCTCCGAAAGCTTGCTGTGAATCTCATCCCATTCCCCCGTCTTCACTTCTTCATGGTGGGTTTTGCTCCTCTCACCTCAAGAGGTTCTCAGCAGTACCGTTCCCTCACAGTCCCTGAGCTCACCCAGCAAATGTGGGACTCCAAGAACATGATGTGTGCTGCAGACCCAAGGCACGGACGCTACCTCACAGCCTCTGCCATGTTCCGTGGCAAGATGAGCACAAAGGAAGTTGACGAGCAGATGCTGAATGTGCAGAACAAGAACTCGTCCTACTTTGTGGAGTGGATCCCCAACAACGTGAAATCGACAGTCTGTGACATCCCACCTACTGGTCTGAAGATGGCATCAACTTTCATTGGAAACTCAACATCAATCCAAGAGATGTTCAGGCGAGTGAGTGAGCAGTTCACAGCTATGTTCAGGAGAAAGGCTTTCTTGCATTGGTACACAGGTGAGGGAATGGACGAGATGGAATTCACAGAAGCGGAGAGCAACATGAACGATCTTGTGTCAGAGTACCAGCAATACCAAGATGCAACTGCGGATGAAGAAGGTGACTAcgaggatgaggaagaaggTGAATATCAACAGGAGGAAGAGTACTGA
- the TUB3 gene encoding tubulin beta chain 3 (tubulin beta chain 3 (TUB3); FUNCTIONS IN: structural molecule activity, GTP binding, GTPase activity; INVOLVED IN: response to cold; LOCATED IN: tubulin complex, cell wall; EXPRESSED IN: cultured cell, seed; CONTAINS InterPro DOMAIN/s: Beta tubulin (InterPro:IPR002453), Tubulin (InterPro:IPR000217), Tubulin/FtsZ, GTPase domain (InterPro:IPR003008), Tubulin/FtsZ, N-terminal (InterPro:IPR019746), Tubulin/FtsZ, C-terminal (InterPro:IPR008280), Beta tubulin, autoregulation binding site (InterPro:IPR013838), Tubulin, conserved site (InterPro:IPR017975), Tubulin/FtsZ, 2-layer sandwich domain (InterPro:IPR018316); BEST Arabidopsis thaliana protein match is: tubulin beta chain 2 (TAIR:AT5G62690.1); Has 30201 Blast hits to 17322 proteins in 780 species: Archae - 12; Bacteria - 1396; Metazoa - 17338; Fungi - 3422; Plants - 5037; Viruses - 0; Other Eukaryotes - 2996 (source: NCBI BLink).) — protein MREILHIQGGQCGNQIGAKFWEVVCAEHGIDPTGRYTGDSDLQLERINVYYNEASCGRFVPRAVLMDLEPGTMDSLRSGPYGQTFRPDNFVFGQSGAGNNWAKGHYTEGAELIDSVLDVVRKEAENCDCLQGFQVCHSLGGGTGSGMGTLLISKIREEYPDRMMLTFSVFPSPKVSDTVVEPYNATLSVHQLVENADECMVLDNEALYDICFRTLKLTTPSFGDLNHLISATMSGVTCCLRFPGQLNSDLRKLAVNLIPFPRLHFFMVGFAPLTSRGSQQYRSLTVPELTQQMWDSKNMMCAADPRHGRYLTASAMFRGKMSTKEVDEQMLNVQNKNSSYFVEWIPNNVKSTVCDIPPTGLKMASTFIGNSTSIQEMFRRVSEQFTAMFRRKAFLHWYTGEGMDEMEFTEAESNMNDLVSEYQQYQDATADEEGDYEDEEEGEYQQEEEY, from the exons ATGCGTGAGATTCTTCACATCCAGGGTGGTCAATGCGGTAACCAGATCGGAGCCAAGTTCTGGGAAGTGGTTTGCGCCGAGCACGGCATCGATCCAACCGGAAGGTACACCGGAGACTCAGATCTGCAACTTGAGCGCATCAACGTTTACTACAATGAAGCGAGTTGCGGTAGATTCGTTCCTCGTGCAGTGCTCATGGATTTGGAGCCTGGGACTATGGATAGTCTCAGATCTGGACCGTACGGTCAGACCTTTCGACCTGATAACTTCGTCTTTGGTCAATCCGGTGCGGGTAACAACTGGGCCAAGGGACACTACACTGAAGGAGCTGAACTAATCGATTCCGTTCTCGATGTTGTTCGTAAGGAAGCTGAGAACTGTGACTGCCTCCAAG GGTTCCAGGTTTGTCACTCATTGGGAGGAGGAACTGGATCTGGTATGGGAACATTGTTGATCTCTAAGATCCGTGAAGAGTACCCAGATCGCATGATGCTTACCTTCTCGGTGTTCCCTTCACCAAAGGTTTCTGATACTGTGGTGGAGCCTTACAACGCTACTTTATCTGTTCATCAGCTTGTTGAGAATGCTGATGAGTGCATGGTTCTTGATAACGAGGCCTTGTACGATATTTGCTTCAGGACTCTCAAACTCACTACCCCCAGCT TTGGTGATTTGAACCATTTGATATCTGCCACTATGTCTGGTGTGACTTGCTGTCTGAGGTTCCCTGGTCAACTCAACTCTGACCTCCGTAAGCTTGCTGTGAATCTCATCCCATTCCCTCGTCTTCACTTCTTCATGGTTGGTTTTGCTCCTCTCACCTCAAGAGGTTCACAGCAGTACCGCTCCCTCACAGTCCCTGAGCTCACCCAGCAAATGTGGGACTCCAAGAACATGATGTGTGCTGCAGACCCAAGGCACGGACGCTACCTCACAGCCTCTGCCATGTTCCGTGGCAAGATGAGCACAAAGGAAGTTGACGAGCAGATGCTGAATGTTCAGAACAAGAACTCGTCCTACTTTGTGGAGTGGATCCCCAACAACGTGAAATCAACAGTCTGTGATATCCCACCTACTGGTCTGAAGATGGCTTCCACTTTCATTGGAAACTCAACATCGATCCAAGAGATGTTCAGGCGAGTGAGTGAGCAGTTCACAGCTATGTTCAGGAGGAAGGCTTTCTTGCATTGGTACACAGGTGAGGGAATGGACGAGATGGAGTTCACAGAAGCAGAGAGCAACATGAACGATCTTGTGTCAGAGTACCAGCAATACCAAGATGCAACGgctgatgaagaaggtgactacgaggatgaggaagaaggTGAATACCAACAGGAAGAAGAGTACTGA
- a CDS encoding Leucine-rich repeat protein kinase family protein (Leucine-rich repeat protein kinase family protein; FUNCTIONS IN: protein serine/threonine kinase activity, protein kinase activity, ATP binding; INVOLVED IN: protein amino acid phosphorylation; LOCATED IN: endomembrane system; EXPRESSED IN: 21 plant structures; EXPRESSED DURING: 13 growth stages; CONTAINS InterPro DOMAIN/s: Protein kinase, ATP binding site (InterPro:IPR017441), Protein kinase, catalytic domain (InterPro:IPR000719), Leucine-rich repeat-containing N-terminal domain, type 2 (InterPro:IPR013210), Leucine-rich repeat (InterPro:IPR001611), Serine/threonine-protein kinase-like domain (InterPro:IPR017442), Protein kinase-like domain (InterPro:IPR011009), Serine/threonine-protein kinase, active site (InterPro:IPR008271); BEST Arabidopsis thaliana protein match is: Leucine-rich repeat protein kinase family protein (TAIR:AT1G31420.2); Has 175257 Blast hits to 128076 proteins in 4599 species: Archae - 150; Bacteria - 15408; Metazoa - 46877; Fungi - 10024; Plants - 81619; Viruses - 466; Other Eukaryotes - 20713 (source: NCBI BLink).): MGISNWVFSVISVATLFVSCSFALTLDGFALLELKSGFNDTRNSLENWKDSDESPCSWTGVSCNPQDQRVVSINLPYMQLGGIISPSIGKLSRLQRLALHQNSLHGNIPNEITNCTELRAMYLRANFLQGGIPPDLGNLTFLTILDLSSNTLKGAIPSSISRLTRLRSLNLSTNFFSGEIPDIGVLSRFGVETFTGNLDLCGRQIRKPCRSSMGFPVVLPHAESADESDSPKRSSRLIKGILIGAMSTMALAFIVIFVFLWIWMLSKKERKVKKYTEVKKQKDPSETSKKLITFHGDLPYSSTELIEKLESLDEEDIVGSGGFGTVYRMVMNDLGTFAVKKIDRSRQGSDRVFEREVEILGSVKHINLVNLRGYCRLPSSRLLIYDYLTLGSLDDLLHERAQEDGLLNWNARLKIALGSARGLAYLHHDCSPKIVHRDIKSSNILLNDKLEPRVSDFGLAKLLVDEDAHVTTVVAGTFGYLAPEYLQNGRATEKSDVYSFGVLLLELVTGKRPTDPIFVKRGLNVVGWMNTVLKENRLEDVIDKRCTDVDEESVEALLEIAERCTDANPENRPAMNQVAQLLEQEVMSPSSGIDYYDDSHSDYC; this comes from the exons ATGGGTATCTCGAATTGGGTTTTCTCTGTAATTTCTGTAGCTACCCTTTTTGTCTCCTGCTCCTTTGCTCTCACTCTTGATG GATTTGCTCTATTGGAATTGAAGAGTGGATTTAATGATACGAGGAACTCACTAGAGAACTGGAAAGATTCAGATGAGTCTCCTTGTTCTTGGACTGGTGTCTCCTGTAATCCTCAAGACCAAAGAGTTGTTTCTAT AAACTTACCATATATGCAATTAGGAGGGATAATATCTCCTAGCATTGGGAAGCTTAGTCGATTGCAGAGACT GGCACTTCATCAGAATAGCTTACATGGGAACATTCCTAATGAAATCACCAACTGCACTGAGCTAAGAGCTAT GTACTTGAGGGCGAATTTTCTCCAAGGCGGGATTCCACCGGATTTAGGCAACCTTACATTTCTTACTATATT GGATCTATCAAGCAATACACTCAAGGGTGCTATTCCTTCTTCAATTAGTCGATTGACGCGGTTACGCTCCTT GAACTTGTCAACCAACTTTTTCTCTGGTGAAATACCGGATATTGGAGTTCTCAGCAGATTCGGGGTCGAAAC TTTCACTGGTAATTTGGATCTCTGTGGCCGGCAAATTCGCAAGCCATGTAGATCATCAATGGGTTTCCCTGTTGTTCTTCCTCATGCAGAAAGTGCTGATGAATCAG ATTCTCCAAAGCGATCATCACGCTTGATTAAAGGAATCTTGATCGGCGCAATGTCTACAATGGCTCTTGCATTCATCGTGATCTTTGTTTTCCTATGGATTTGGATGCTctcaaagaaggaaagaaaagtaaagaagTACACAGAagtcaagaaacaaaaggatcCATCCGAAACAA gtaaaaagcTGATTACTTTCCATGGTGATCTTCCATACTCTTCAACTGAGCTGATTGAGAAGCTAGAGTCTCTTGACGAGGAAGACATTGTGGGTTCGGGAGGATTTGGCACGGTTTATCGAATGGTTATGAACGATCTTGGAACCTTTGCGGTTAAAAAGATAGATAGGAGTCGACAAGGATCAGACCGAGTTTTTGAGCGAGAAGTAGAGATTTTAGGTAGTGTCAAACACATCAATCTAGTGAACCTACGTGGATACTGCCGTTTACCATCTTCAAGACTTCTCATCTATGATTATCTAACCTTAGGAAGCTTAGACGATCTTCTTCACG AACGAGCTCAAGAAGACGGTTTGTTGAACTGGAATGCTCGGTTGAAAATTGCGCTAGGTTCCGCGAGGGGTCTTGCTTATCTACACCATGATTGTAGTCCCAAAATTGTTCACCGTGACATAAAATCGAGCAATATTCTACTCAATGATAAACTAGAACCTCGAGTCTCGGACTTTGGTCTTGCAAAGCTTCTTGTTGACGAAGATGCTCATGTTACCACCGTGGTAGCTGGCACCTTTGGCTATCTTGCTCCAG AGTATCTGCAAAATGGGAGAGCGACGGAGAAGTCTGATGTGTACAGCTTTGGAGTTCTTCTCCTTGAGCTCGTTACCGGAAAAAGACCAACAGACCCGATATTCGTTAAAAGAGGCTTGAACGTCGTCGGATGG ATGAACACTGTGTTGAAAGAGAATCGATTAGAGGATGTAATAGACAAGAGATGCACCGATGTCGACGAAGAGTCTGTTGAGGCATTGCTCGAGATAGCTGAGAGATGTACAGATGCTAACCCGGAGAACAGGCCGGCTATGAACCAGGTGGCTCAGTTGCTTGAGCAAGAAGTCATGTCACCTTCTTCTGGTATCGATTACTACGATGATTCTCATTCTGATTACTGTTAG
- a CDS encoding Leucine-rich repeat protein kinase family protein: MSGFNDTRNSLENWKDSDESPCSWTGVSCNPQDQRVVSINLPYMQLGGIISPSIGKLSRLQRLALHQNSLHGNIPNEITNCTELRAMYLRANFLQGGIPPDLGNLTFLTILDLSSNTLKGAIPSSISRLTRLRSLNLSTNFFSGEIPDIGVLSRFGVETFTGNLDLCGRQIRKPCRSSMGFPVVLPHAESADESDSPKRSSRLIKGILIGAMSTMALAFIVIFVFLWIWMLSKKERKVKKYTEVKKQKDPSETSKKLITFHGDLPYSSTELIEKLESLDEEDIVGSGGFGTVYRMVMNDLGTFAVKKIDRSRQGSDRVFEREVEILGSVKHINLVNLRGYCRLPSSRLLIYDYLTLGSLDDLLHERAQEDGLLNWNARLKIALGSARGLAYLHHDCSPKIVHRDIKSSNILLNDKLEPRVSDFGLAKLLVDEDAHVTTVVAGTFGYLAPEYLQNGRATEKSDVYSFGVLLLELVTGKRPTDPIFVKRGLNVVGWMNTVLKENRLEDVIDKRCTDVDEESVEALLEIAERCTDANPENRPAMNQVAQLLEQEVMSPSSGIDYYDDSHSDYC, from the exons ATG AGTGGATTTAATGATACGAGGAACTCACTAGAGAACTGGAAAGATTCAGATGAGTCTCCTTGTTCTTGGACTGGTGTCTCCTGTAATCCTCAAGACCAAAGAGTTGTTTCTAT AAACTTACCATATATGCAATTAGGAGGGATAATATCTCCTAGCATTGGGAAGCTTAGTCGATTGCAGAGACT GGCACTTCATCAGAATAGCTTACATGGGAACATTCCTAATGAAATCACCAACTGCACTGAGCTAAGAGCTAT GTACTTGAGGGCGAATTTTCTCCAAGGCGGGATTCCACCGGATTTAGGCAACCTTACATTTCTTACTATATT GGATCTATCAAGCAATACACTCAAGGGTGCTATTCCTTCTTCAATTAGTCGATTGACGCGGTTACGCTCCTT GAACTTGTCAACCAACTTTTTCTCTGGTGAAATACCGGATATTGGAGTTCTCAGCAGATTCGGGGTCGAAAC TTTCACTGGTAATTTGGATCTCTGTGGCCGGCAAATTCGCAAGCCATGTAGATCATCAATGGGTTTCCCTGTTGTTCTTCCTCATGCAGAAAGTGCTGATGAATCAG ATTCTCCAAAGCGATCATCACGCTTGATTAAAGGAATCTTGATCGGCGCAATGTCTACAATGGCTCTTGCATTCATCGTGATCTTTGTTTTCCTATGGATTTGGATGCTctcaaagaaggaaagaaaagtaaagaagTACACAGAagtcaagaaacaaaaggatcCATCCGAAACAA gtaaaaagcTGATTACTTTCCATGGTGATCTTCCATACTCTTCAACTGAGCTGATTGAGAAGCTAGAGTCTCTTGACGAGGAAGACATTGTGGGTTCGGGAGGATTTGGCACGGTTTATCGAATGGTTATGAACGATCTTGGAACCTTTGCGGTTAAAAAGATAGATAGGAGTCGACAAGGATCAGACCGAGTTTTTGAGCGAGAAGTAGAGATTTTAGGTAGTGTCAAACACATCAATCTAGTGAACCTACGTGGATACTGCCGTTTACCATCTTCAAGACTTCTCATCTATGATTATCTAACCTTAGGAAGCTTAGACGATCTTCTTCACG AACGAGCTCAAGAAGACGGTTTGTTGAACTGGAATGCTCGGTTGAAAATTGCGCTAGGTTCCGCGAGGGGTCTTGCTTATCTACACCATGATTGTAGTCCCAAAATTGTTCACCGTGACATAAAATCGAGCAATATTCTACTCAATGATAAACTAGAACCTCGAGTCTCGGACTTTGGTCTTGCAAAGCTTCTTGTTGACGAAGATGCTCATGTTACCACCGTGGTAGCTGGCACCTTTGGCTATCTTGCTCCAG AGTATCTGCAAAATGGGAGAGCGACGGAGAAGTCTGATGTGTACAGCTTTGGAGTTCTTCTCCTTGAGCTCGTTACCGGAAAAAGACCAACAGACCCGATATTCGTTAAAAGAGGCTTGAACGTCGTCGGATGG ATGAACACTGTGTTGAAAGAGAATCGATTAGAGGATGTAATAGACAAGAGATGCACCGATGTCGACGAAGAGTCTGTTGAGGCATTGCTCGAGATAGCTGAGAGATGTACAGATGCTAACCCGGAGAACAGGCCGGCTATGAACCAGGTGGCTCAGTTGCTTGAGCAAGAAGTCATGTCACCTTCTTCTGGTATCGATTACTACGATGATTCTCATTCTGATTACTGTTAG